AAGCAGCTATTAGAACTTGCCTGTGTTCTCCCTGGTTTGCTATAGAAATAGGTGGCATATTGAAGCAGCTTGCACTGAAATGGATTGGTATGTCTGTACACTGGTAGAACAGCCTGCCCTACTCACCCTGTAATTACGTCACAGCAGTTGATGTTAAGATAAGCTGTTGGCCCCTGCCATTCTGAAGCCACCTAGGACTCTCTGTGTAGAGTCTGGTGGTAACATGAACACATTTTACAGGAAGGCCACCTTAATCAGGTCAGGGATACTTTCCAGAGCCGTCCTAGGAAAAAAATCTCTCTACCTCTGTCCAAAGGAAGCCCTGCCTGTGATAATTGTGTCTTAAATGGGAGAGTAACTGCTTACACGAGGGATGGCACCACTTCTATTTTTGCTCAGCAAGTCTGGGAGGCTTTCATAGGATTTCAAACAGATCTTTGCTGGTAGGGCAAACAATGAAAGGTATACTTTGAGAAACAAATCCCTTTTCAACCtattggcaggcaccatggtTGTGCTAGGGAGGGGTGATTTAACAGCCCTCCTCAACAAAGTGCCTGGGAGGTTGAAGGCTGCTTACCATTGCCTGAAATCAGCCTGTTTTCTAAAAGAACAGATCAGCTGCTAATGGGGGGAGACAACCACTAGAAGAGTTGGACCAGATATCAGACAAGGTGGCCCAAGCCACTAGTGTTTTCTACTCTCTTGCTACATCATCAAGAAGGTAGGAACCTAGTCCACCGAAATTCAAGCTAGGATGAAGATGGACTCATCTTGCTGCAAGAGCAGACTTGTACTGTTGTTGAAAAACAGGCAAGTGCCAAAcagagccttttaaaatgaaattagcatttttttaaaaaaaagttaaggagaaaaggaaaagccCACCAACCCTGAAGCAAGTGTTAGGGAGTATGGATGTAGGTAGCCCTTGTGGCACTGTGCCTCATATGGAGGAGAACAGCTACAGGACTGTGACAATCCAGCCTGAGGCTAGTCAATGTTCCTATGGGAAGAATGTTGCTCTGACACCAAAGGGGCATGTGCCAGCTGACAGCAGGCTTGACTCATGTACATCATCTCCTTTCACCCTAATACTCTCTCCCAATCCACGCCTGCAACATCTACACGTCCTAGTGAGCTGAACTGACACTTCCCGTTGCTTACTGCAGGGTCTTcatcctttttgagcctgcgggcacctTTGAAGTTCTGACACCGAGTGGTCTGCATAATCAcacaatggctgccacaggaggcagagacaaCCACAAAATGTCGAATAAAGTTATATATAACGCTCATTTCCATTttaactcagagcgggaccacaagtgacgcctgacacaggttggacacttgtcagcttccctcaagttttgatgggaaatgtaggcatcctggtctcgcagcttcgctctctgactgctgtccaatggacttttcaactgtcacttgttcaacattccgccaagctacctacatttcccataaaaacttgagggaagctggcaagtgtccaacctgtgtcaggcgtcacttgtggtcctgctctcagtTGTTATCTGTTGCTTTCCCTATTTCATGTAAAGCAATGTGGGGACCAGAGGCTTCAAACAGCATCTCCATCCACTTATGAACTGTATGTGACTTGCTGGGGCCCTTTTAAacagtgctgctttttctggtgccaggagctattccccccccctccctcccctgggccactAGGGCTTTGACATAAAAAGGCACAAAAATATCTCCATAGTATTGTAATAATAGGTATAGCATGATCTCTGAATAcctagctttcattaaaaaaaaaaaattaagtctctagccccttcccttgcagagatataagggaaaaggcttatctccacaaggaaaggggtgagagacttactttttttaaaaaaaaaattaaaactgggaATTAacagaacctgctacacctatcattacaaCACTATAGTACCACAGCTCTAATcattattcattaaaaaaaacaacgttGGAAatgggcagaaaaataaaaacgATAGTGCTGGTGAAAGCACCACTGACATTTCAAACTGTACTGCAGTGACAAGCTCACAGAACACTACAGAAGAGTTTTTTCCAAAAAACCAGCTCAACCCCATTTTGCAAATAGGACACAAGCAGCtttgaaaaggttaaaaaaaatctgttaaccAACAGCCAAACCAGTTGTGTCTAAAATGGCACCAAAAATCCACTAGCAAGCAGCAGCCAAAACGGTTTACAAAGGCGGTGTGAAATGGGCCTAAAAGTAATTTAGAAGCCCTGCTGGTCAAAAACCCTACCAAGCACTgccccactttctaaaagcactcggcaggcaccaggaatggtGTCGGCAGGCACCATGATGCCCACGAGCACCACGTTGGGAAGTCACTGTCTTACTGGATATCCTGTCTCGAGGACATGCAGCATGGAAGTTGCAAGCCCCCTCCACACCCCGTCCCCTCCCATAAAGCAAGTTAAAACTTGGCAGCTTTTACAGTTGAAGTGGTAAATATATATGACAAGGGTGTGGAgatgaaggagaagcaggcacTCACCCTGGACCAGGCTCCCAACTATTCTGGaaaagaaccagcactttgacaTGGAGCGGCTTCATATTGGGAGGTGAGACCTTCCCTCGTGGGCACTCTTTCTGGCCCAGCCCAGGCCTGCAGGAACAGGTGTCTGGATGACGACCACTTTGATTGGCAAAACATCCTCTGTAAGGTTTTATGGCAATCACAACTGGCTCAGGAGCTGCCTAAATCAGGATTTCACCACTGGCCTATCTACACACCTACGCAGCAGGAAGGAAATGGACACATTCAGTGACAGACAGCTGGCGGAAGCAAGCAGATCTACAGGTTTATCTTACTGTCTGCCCGTGATGAGTAAAACCAGCTCTTCCATAAAGGACAATACACTGCACAGAGGTCAACTATTGCTTTGAATATGGGTATCCTACAGGGAAGGCTCGTGGCATAGATGCGCAAAAGTTCTTAATCTCACAGTAATTCTGGAGAGGTCAGAGAAGGAAGGGGGTTTGACAAACACAGGTGTAGGTCAACTGCTGACGGTATTTCACCATGGAGCACACGCAAGAATCCTGTACCAATGCACtcgccccctcccccaatgctAGAATCCGCACAGAGACCTTTTGTGATACACCAGGGCAAGGAGCTGGTGGATCCTGGAATTTTaccagggaggggaggaggtcaTGTTGTGTGTATAAAAAAATAGAAACACCTATAGAAAAAAACAAATTTGTTACAGACATTCTTTGCCATAATAAATTCTCTCAGGTCTAACTTAAAATCTTTTCAAAAGGTAAAATTACTAGATATCAAACTCAGAAAACAAGAGTGGAGACAGAATAGAtagtattctttttttaaaaaactcaaactcttaataataataattaaaaaaaatccttcaagtCTCCCTTCCTGATTACTAGAGATAATTGGTGTTTCGGAAACACAGCTGCCCTTGTGAACTTGTTATGTTATGTTCAGAAGGCCAAGACGCCTTCATGGTATACAGTTATCTTAGAAGCAAAGTCCAGTGTGGATCTGGGAAAGCAGGTGTGATTCTCCCTGGCAGGAGGGCCCATGAGATGGCTGGAGGGGTCGGGTGTGTAACAGAAaagcagggaaggagaaagagaaaaaccAACAATTCAAGTCACTAGAACTCAGCTGCCTGAAGACGTCAGAGTGTAAGCATCCAATTggtctgccccccctccccagtgtaaGTATGTTTATCaagttcacacatgcacacactcactcTCAAGGAAGGAGTGTGTTCTTAGTAGAAGTGTGGCTCTGGCACACACCCAGCGTTCCTTTCCAACATAGCTTTTTATACAcacattaaatatatataaaaagcaaTTTTGTTTCCCAGGGCAATCAGAAATGAGGTCCACAGTGTTTAGAACTTAAATTGGATTCTTTGTTTGGAACAGTGTTTTGCATGTGTAGAGGGTTGTGGCGGGGGGTAACTTTCCCCccatctccctccctctcccaccctcccacTGAGTTTTAAAGCATGTTAGACTTCAAGAACATTAGTTTGTTCATATCTTCCGGACTGAGCAGACGTCTCCTCTTGATCAAGAGGGCCTGCTCACACATATTTACACAATTGCTTCTGGCACCAACAGCGGGTACTGCTAGGAGCCAAAAGGCCAACTTGGCCAGTTTTGTATGCTTCTGAGTAACGCAGGACCAGTACTGAAAGAGATCGGGGGTGGCTTGGAAGAGGGGCTCCTGCAGATAGTCATAGACTTCATTTTTGCCCGACCGGTCATCTTCCTGAGTTGGTGAGCTTTCGCTTGAGGTCCGTGGTTTTTTGGTGGAAGGCTCAAACTCCAGCTCCTCTGCCCACGACTCTTTTACTTCATTGATCAACTCACAGACTTTGCCAATGATCTCCTCATGTTGATACGGTGGGACCGGACGCAACTTCTGCTGTGGATCCAAAATCATGGCAACCTTGTGTGCAGAGTGAACTTTGAAGTTTTCCTTCAACGCTTCCAGGAAGAGGTGGCACAGTTTACTGACGATGCCCGCATCATTGGCTTTGGAAGTGAAAAGCTTCTCCAATTTCACATAGGTGGGCAACACCAGCTGTAAGGTGGGCCGGCTCTCATTGCTTAGTTCAATGACGGCTTGTTTCACCGGAGCCAAAATGGCAGCCAGGTTGCTGAGCAAGTGCTTGTTGAGGTTCTGGATGAGATTCATTTTCTTGGCTCTGCTATAGAACTCGCAGATCTGCTCGTAGCGCTCGTGGACGAGCAGGAGAGAGTCTGTCACAGAATTCCAGCAGGGTGGGGGTGATGTCTCCTCAAGAGAGCCAAAAGTCTCCTTAGAGATCCCTGCCGAACCTGCCAAGTCCTCACAGACGTTCAGCAGCTCAATGACTTCATGCATGTTGCGAGCCTGAAGAGTCCGTTTGTTCAGCACACTCTGCACAACTGAGTTCAAGGCACATGCCGAGCAACGCAGGCACATACCTGCCTTGGAGAAAGCTGAGGAACTCACCTTGCAGTCCGTGACATACACTGTTCTGATTTCAGACATCACAAACTCAGACAGCACGTTCTGCACCCAATGGTGGACCAAGTCCCCGTTATCTCTAATATCCACCCCCTTAATCCCCAATACATAACTTTTGATGCTATTGCCTTCTGCCTGGTAAGCAGTCAGGATGTAGCAAGAGTCAGGGCCAACGCTCTGCGAGTGACATGTGACACCTATGCCCAGACAAGCATTGCTGCCTAGGGCACAAGTGACCTTCACTTTCACCTGGTTGTACATCCGAGGCAAATGCTTCAGAGCCAGTGTGTTGAAGTTGCCAAGGATCTCTGTGACTGAGAATGCACCATAGCGGGCGCCGCTGTCCACAAGGGTTTGAGCCAGCTTGATGAATTCCTTGCCGCTCACCACACTCAATGTCCCCAGGTCAGCACACATCACCCGCAGCAGCCTCTCTGCGATGTTCTGTCTCTCCTTTTcagggattgcactgtttgttagtGAGCTGCTGGCTGATGCTgtaggaaaaggggtggggggacacaaCAAACCTTTAGCTACAAGAAGTGAGACTTGGCAGCAGGGCGATTTAAAAACAGCCTGAATTCCCTTTATACTAGTAACTGACCACAGAGCAAGAACCCAAGCAGGTGCCCTTGACTCTCTACGTATGGACCAGTTCTGGCATAATATTGACTACACACTGAGCTGGTCCCTTAAACTTTTCCAGGAAAGGGGCCATTCTTAGGGAGGGTTGAGGCATAATGGCAGAGCtcatgctttgtgtgcagaaggtccctgggCTACCTGCTGCCGTTCCCCACTTTGAATCACTTTATTACACAAACGCTTACAGGTACATACTGTTGTTAGTACTGTTTCTTTGGAGGTGTGGTTTCCATTTTTCTTCCACCACTGCCGGAGGTGACCTTGGGTGGTTGGAGGCGAGGCTATTCTCATTGTCAGCTGTGGGGCACAAGAGAATCTATGATTCACTTTTgactttaaaaaatccctaaaACATGTAGCAACGACTCATTCAATTCTACTAGCCACTTGCCCAACAGAGTCTGCCTCTGTTCTATGGTGCACTGGAATAGCATTTACATCCCCAACAGTAGAAACGTCATCATCTCTTCTAAGCATTAGCTCAGACAACACACTGCTAAATGTTTACAAATAACGGGGTCCACTTGTGCAAGCGATTTAATATCTGAAGAGAGGACTCATACATGAATGGACTAGGATGTTAAAATGGCCCAGTGTGCTGCAGTAGAAGTTCCCCCTTCAGACATTACATTTCCTGCACAAACAGATGCTGTTATTTGTGATTGTTTAGCTAAGGCTTGGCAGGCTGCTAGCTGCCAGTGGCCTCCAGCGAACTTCCCTTGTAAATTGAAGGACCAACCCACTCCTGGACTCGCACGAGATTATAGTTCCTTTTCCAGTGAAACACCACTACTTGGCAAGCACTGAACAATTAATAAGATTAATGTGTTTGAGTTTCATCTTCTATCACCATCCAGGCTGTAAATCTGGGTTATTAAAACTTTACAGGAGCTGGACCAAGCACAATTTTTCAATTTCTCTATTTGGCTCCAAATCCATTAAACCAACTTCTGCCTAGCCAGTCCTTTGTGTACATTAGTGGTAAACTGCCAAAACAACACTGCAGCAGTATCATCAGATCAGAACAAAGTACTCTCAATGGCAGTCATATCCTATACTGCATAATTATACTGTAGTGGATAATCCACAGGGCAAACGTCTTGGCCATGTAAGTGGCTGTCTCCAGGTCTCTCATTTGGATTCTAATTCCTTGTGCCTCTCACACAGATCTCTGCTTGTTTCTATCTTAATTACCCAGCAGCCCCCAGGAAAAGACCAAAGAGCTAGCTGGGCTTCGCCCTCATCCTCAAGGTTACCACCTCCGGCATCCTTGATTATAAGAGCCATGCATAACTCACTCACTCGCAAACTTCAGAGGCAAAGGGCACACTGCATTCTAATATGAGACCAAATGTACACCCGAAGCCTGCATTGTACAGAAGGGAGCCACTTCCTCCATAATGCCATCTCACATCCACTAAAGTTGCCTTTGTTTTTCAGAATGATCCAATTCCAAAGGTAATTTCCCTATCCACGCTCTCTGACCCCCACACAAATGCCAGCCCTTATCAACTCTGTATGTAAATGCCaaacaaggagagagaaaagaagcagggaaagaatAGGAAAAGGAGCCCAGTGACCTTATTCATTATTTCCAGTTTTAATTCTCATATAGCTCACATGTGGTCTCGGCTCTGCCTGTTGTTCTCTTTATAGGCCATATTTAGCCAGTCCACTAGTGAAAAGTAACCTTTTCTCCCTTACTTAGACAAAGATAACAAACTGGGGATGGACACTGCCTTCAGGCCCTGCTTGTGCACCTCCACCTGGGGGCATCTGGCAGGCCGCTGTGTGGGAAATGGAAGGCTGGGTTTGATGGACCTTAGGATCCAATACAACAGGACTCTTCTCCATAGTCTTCCTTCCATTTGTGATCCCCACTCAAAGAAACAAACATGTCTAGATACAGCATTTCTGGCTGCTGCCCAAGACAGAAACACAGATTTGATTTCCCAGGGGGAAACAAATCCATGAGGAAGGCACTCATATCTTACCACAAGAactttccagaaaaaaaatccatacagATTTTAAATCCCAGGAAGTTTCCCGCGTGTTCTAGGAACTGTTCCACAAGCACTCCCAACAGAAGGGAACATTCGCCGGGTCGGAAAGCTCTACTGAATCTGAACTTGTTTTTGTGGCTTTAAAGATGCAATTTAACAGGCTTACCGGCGTGGGATTGCATGTGTTCCAGGAGATTGTTGTAGAACTGGAATTGAATCCCGCAGGCTCCGCAGGTATATGGTTCTGAAAGAGGGAGGCGAGAATGGGAGAGTTAGACTCTGCCAGGATACAGCTTGCCCACACCTCTACAAAGTCCACAGAATCTTGCAGCTCAGCCCTGCAAATGGCAACTCCCTGCGGTCAGCTCTGCTTGGGGCAACAGGAATGATCATGGATGGAGGTCCTCAGTTTAAAATCTTCCTTCTGCCACAAGCTCTCATGGTGGACTTAGCAAGCTTCTCTCTATCAGCCTCAGCCCTCCCATCTGCAATGCAGGGCCTACCTTATGGGGCTGCTGCAATGAGTAATGCCTGTGAAATACTCTGAGGTATTTTATTTACCAGCTTCACAAAGAAATGGTTAGAAATCCACTCCTTCCTCTTTGGTTAGCCCACACAAGCAACCTGAAAATGTGAATGGGTCTGATTTCTTTGGAGTTCGGCATGGAGTCCGTCATACAATGGCTTCACTGTGCCACTTGGGATGTCAATTTTGTTGTGAGAATTGGCTCTGGATGCACTCCATCTTGATTTGCTTCTACTCTAAAGGAACCTCAAATGAACACAATATGCTGTGGCTGGTTTAAGGAGTCTATCATGCACTGCAGGAGCGATGGAAATGGAGAATCTTCAGCTTTCCACGCTCATCAGTTATCAGCACAGCAAAGATCCACAGGAAGATCCACCACAGATTTCTACGCAGCCAAATGTCAACTTAGCAGTTCTGGGCAAGCAAGCCTCTCTTTGTAGGCTTACTGCATCCTTCTCCAATTCCACCTGATAAGAAGACTGTATCCCCTGCTGTTAGGATGCACTGGCACAGTGCATATTGTGTGGACCACAGATAGCGTACTTACCAATGCAATCCATATGCTCTGGAGAACTAATCACATTTCCAAATGAAGGTCAGGAGAGTGACAGCAGGTGCTAGGCCCCAAGACATCTCAAGGTACTACTAGATGATACAGCATCCCCAGGGACAAACCAGGTATACTGCAGCCATTTTACCACTGGATTTCTGGTGCTTAAAAAATGCCACAGGAGAGGCAGTTCCTGGGAGAGGCAGCATGGGAGAGGCAGTTCCTGTCTCTCCCCCAATCCCTTGCTGTTTTTCCAAAAGCTCGAATGCCCAGAAGGTTTGGGCTCTTGAAAAATGGCAccgagggggagacagaaactcTCCCATAGTCCTGAGCAGGATCGGGCCCCTGatgcatttttaaagcaacagaagTCCTGAGGTAAAATGACCGCGGCATTCCCAGGGATGCTGTACTGTCTAGTTGTGCCCTCTGGAGACAATTCTGAAAACCAGAACCTAACCTTTTGTAGCATGTTCTAGTTCTAAGAGAGAGGAAAACTGTGCCTGAGCTGGTCCACACAGCAGCAGATCTGCAACCTCAGAATTTCATCTGTCTTGAACTTTGGTAGATGGGTTCAGGCAAGCCACTCCCTCTCATCTTCTATACTGCCCACCCCCCAGCTAGAGGATACAGATAATACCATGGACCTAACTGGCTGGACCCTGAGCTGGATATTCCAGGtaaagcctaatctcatcagatctcagaagctaagcaacgttggccttggttaataattggatgggagacctctaacgaagaccaggtttgcagaggcagacaatggcaaaccacctctgttagtctcttgccatgaaagccccaccaagggtcgccatgagtcaactctgacttgagggcactttctaccaATTGGCTGTAAGAATTAATGTGGTAATGTTTATGAAGCGCTCATTATAATCGTGATGCATTTATTATTTCGAGGCTGTCCCATGACTCTAGTTGGGGGCTCACATGACTGAATGCTCCttcatgggggggaggggtgacaCAGAAAACTGGAACAGCAGGAAGAACATGAGGCTCTTCTCTTTGACACACTAACTTCTTATGTGCAGGTAAGCTTGGGGGAGCGTTCATTCACACAATCCTCTAGCCTGAACTGGTACAGCATAGACACAGACTGGCTGCCTCGGTAAGGACTAGGTTCATGTCTGTATGATGAAATGTCCCCAGTTATCTTTCTGTCCTCATCACCATGGCAGCAAGTGacttcctgcttctccctcctctcGCTCATCTATCAGAGCAGCTCCATTCTGCTTTGCATTTATTCTTCACAAAAGCTTTCTCAGATTTGGATTCCAGGACTGGGGTCTGTTTTTCTTCCAAAAGCTCACTTTGACAGCTAACAAATTTCACTTCACTAGCTATTTAGTCTTGCATGTGCAAAGTTCACACCCCAGAGTTCACACTCTGGGGCCCAACACTTCTGGGCAGCTTGCAATAAATCAACAGACACCAATTTCCTAGGggacaaaaactgaaaaaatcCGTGCCCCAGATTGCCTGCTGCCATAATCTTTCTGTTCTCTGCTCACTCAAGCCCATGTGGGACACCTTCTCAGCTCCCCGCACTTTTCCTACTGTTTTTGCTATTCAACATACCCAGGGctggcctgcccattgaggctggtgaggccgctgcctcagggcgctaaggcacCAGAGGGGCGCcggcccaggggcaggggcatgcaccacagagctgctgccaccaccgccggccaggagcgcatgctggtggcggcagcatggggcaactgagtgggcagccccccgttcagttgctctgcgggccaggcacggccagcagccagggcggccggctgtgcctggcccacagagcaactgaacgggagggctggaaggccccctgtgCACGTGCCAGcccctacatgatgacatcacatgcagtgacgtcacACGCagtaacgtcatcatgcagtccggcgagcatgtgtgcacgtgcacgtgcacagaggcagcattaagctgcctcaggtgctggcaacgctggagccggccctgagcACACCCTCATCTTCAAAATTCTTCAGTCTACACTTGAGCACTGCTCAGTTTTTCAGCTTCAtatcccaatccctctgcccatAACCTTTGGTCCTCTCTTTACACCACTCTCAGTCAGCCATACTTCTGTGACCTTCATACACGTTACCCTTCAAGCCATGCAAATACCTTCTTGTAGCACAAGAACATCTGGCAGAAACTGGAGGCTACACTCATGAAAACTAAGCAACCCGTTGAGAGAGATGCTGCTGTTATAGTGATGATCTTAGCACAGAGCTGCTCATTTTAAAATGTGGCTCATCCAATCCAAACTCACAGGTTCCAATGGTGCCCTTTCAACATTCTCCCAACCATGTGGCATCCCCTTTTCCTGTGGCGTGGCTGGAAGGAAGCCGATTGTGTAGGTCTGTCCCAAAGTACCAGTACCGCACTGGAAGGGGAAGACTCATGCTATCATCCTCTCCATTGCAGTTCTGTTATTTAAACATTTTCCCCAGCTGTAGTTCCCATATTCCCTGACcgggacagcccaggtgagccagatctcatccgatctcagaagctaagcagagtcggccttggttagtaattggatgggagacctccaacaaagaccagggttgcagaagcaggcaatggcaaaccacctttgttagtctcttgccatgaaaaccccaccagggggtgccattagtcagctatgacctgacggcactctccactagTTCCCATATAGTTAGAAGATGATTCATTTTAGTTCAAATTCAGTACAGAGATCAAGGCAAACACATGTGCAAGTGATGGCATCCATGCATTATGATTTCCCTCATCTGAAACATTATGATTTCCCTCATCCTTTTTAAACCAAAGGAAACATGAAACATGGTTTGAAGGGCGGAAAAGCACATGATGGCAATGCACACAAACCAGTAGCAACTCATGGCCACCAGCTACCTGAAACAAACCTTAACAACCCTCAAGAGTCAGAGgaaacaatactgagctagatggaccaatgataTAAGGCAGCCACAGGGCATCCACATTCAGAATGGCCCAGATCCAAACCCTGGGACCGGCTCTCACGCAGAAGGATTTCAAGCAGCAAAGGCTTTCTCCACCTGAGAGCCTGCAGTCACTATGCTGAGCCAGAACTCTGTATAAAGGAGCTTCATAGGTTCATCACCTATCATGCTGATTTTAAGCCAATTCCACTGGCTTCCAGATGGTTTCTGGGCCCAACTTAGTGCGGGTTGTAACTTTGAAAGCCCCAAACAGACACCTAAATGGCCACCTGCTCCCACATTAACTACACATGCTCAGATCCTGCTCGACCAGTGAATGCTACTGTGGAAAATTCCACACGATGACCCAACGGGATAGGGCCGTCTAGGAAAGGCCCTGTAGAAATCCCTCCCAAGGAAAATTTTGTTGCTGGAGCCAGAATTAAGACCATTTTCTTTAGGAAGAGATTCTGCAGCCTTtcgtctcagggccaagctacacatgacgaatgacacttgaacggcaagtggattgagtggagggcaagtgaacagggaggaatacacttgccgttcaagtgtcattcgtcatgtgtagcttggccctcagtctacttgctgctgctggcttctgaGTGCTGCCCTACTAGGAGTTTTAATCAACTGTATGTTTTAATTGGCATAACCTGTTTTAAAATTTGGTGGATGGAACATCATTTAAATAAAGAGGAGCTGTGAAAACAAGAACTTTATCTTTGGGCAACGTGTGCTAGCAGGAAATCCCGAGTTTGACTCTCACCTCTGCCAGATTCATTAGGTGGCCTCTGCCAAACCACTCTTTCTGCCTCAACTCACACCATCTGATCCATCTGCAT
Above is a genomic segment from Eublepharis macularius isolate TG4126 chromosome 14, MPM_Emac_v1.0, whole genome shotgun sequence containing:
- the ZNF618 gene encoding zinc finger protein 618 isoform X4 → MSEPGGSGAAAAGEGGAAAAAEHAAAQTEGGSSVGTRASTGSIEKQSNGDEKEIIASHSAACMLPSGSTCISGNASDVTETPIQKQSNGDEKEILVPHSTTCSLPTCSADISGNTTDITETPERLKRSQKSMKAEGTDSATSHSLPSEETATMSEVKVKTEVPDEYVQEVIWQDDAKDSKKSLKDEAGEVPAEICVVIGGVRNQQTLGSYECGICGKKYKYYNCFQTHVRAHTDTEAASGEGASPGNNFRYTCDICGKKYKYYSCFQEHRDLHAVDDPYDQTIIAKDEVKEEEPEPFQKIGPKTGNYTCEFCGKQYKYYTPYQEHVALHAPIKYSRSPLFVAVKTEANPSGKKPPASIIRCSTLFHRSPSGVPPASQSQMFRAPNSGSPGSKATTESAFSRRVESKTQNNFEETNSSSQNSSEPYTCGACGIQFQFYNNLLEHMQSHAADNENSLASNHPRSPPAVVEEKWKPHLQRNSTNNTSASSSLTNSAIPEKERQNIAERLLRVMCADLGTLSVVSGKEFIKLAQTLVDSGARYGAFSVTEILGNFNTLALKHLPRMYNQVKVKVTCALGSNACLGIGVTCHSQSVGPDSCYILTAYQAEGNSIKSYVLGIKGVDIRDNGDLVHHWVQNVLSEFVMSEIRTVYVTDCKVSSSAFSKAGMCLRCSACALNSVVQSVLNKRTLQARNMHEVIELLNVCEDLAGSAGISKETFGSLEETSPPPCWNSVTDSLLLVHERYEQICEFYSRAKKMNLIQNLNKHLLSNLAAILAPVKQAVIELSNESRPTLQLVLPTYVKLEKLFTSKANDAGIVSKLCHLFLEALKENFKVHSAHKVAMILDPQQKLRPVPPYQHEEIIGKVCELINEVKESWAEELEFEPSTKKPRTSSESSPTQEDDRSGKNEVYDYLQEPLFQATPDLFQYWSCVTQKHTKLAKLAFWLLAVPAVGARSNCVNMCEQALLIKRRRLLSPEDMNKLMFLKSNML
- the ZNF618 gene encoding zinc finger protein 618 isoform X1 → MSEPGGSGAAAAGEGGAAAAAEHAAAQTEGGSSVGTRASTGSIEKQSNGDEKEIIASHSAACMLPSGSTCISGNASDVTETPIQKQSNGDEKEILVPHSTTCSLPTCSADISGNTTDITETPERLKRSQKSMKAEGTDSATSHSLPSEETATMSEVKVKTEVPDEYVQEVIWQDDAKDSKKSLKDEAGEVPAEICVVIGGVRNQQTLGSYECGICGKKYKYYNCFQTHVRAHTDTEAASGEGASPGNNFRYTCDICGKKYKYYSCFQEHRDLHAVDDPYDQTIIAKDEVKEEEPEPFQKIGPSMTYRVCNLKTGNYTCEFCGKQYKYYTPYQEHVALHAPIKYSRSPLFVAVKTEANPSGKKPPASIIRCSTLFHRSPSGVPPASQSQMFRAPNSGSPGSKATTESAFSRRVESKTQNNFEETNSSSQNSSETASPLVSNPFPLLQKPYTCGACGIQFQFYNNLLEHMQSHAADNENSLASNHPRSPPAVVEEKWKPHLQRNSTNNTSASSSLTNSAIPEKERQNIAERLLRVMCADLGTLSVVSGKEFIKLAQTLVDSGARYGAFSVTEILGNFNTLALKHLPRMYNQVKVKVTCALGSNACLGIGVTCHSQSVGPDSCYILTAYQAEGNSIKSYVLGIKGVDIRDNGDLVHHWVQNVLSEFVMSEIRTVYVTDCKVSSSAFSKAGMCLRCSACALNSVVQSVLNKRTLQARNMHEVIELLNVCEDLAGSAGISKETFGSLEETSPPPCWNSVTDSLLLVHERYEQICEFYSRAKKMNLIQNLNKHLLSNLAAILAPVKQAVIELSNESRPTLQLVLPTYVKLEKLFTSKANDAGIVSKLCHLFLEALKENFKVHSAHKVAMILDPQQKLRPVPPYQHEEIIGKVCELINEVKESWAEELEFEPSTKKPRTSSESSPTQEDDRSGKNEVYDYLQEPLFQATPDLFQYWSCVTQKHTKLAKLAFWLLAVPAVGARSNCVNMCEQALLIKRRRLLSPEDMNKLMFLKSNML
- the ZNF618 gene encoding zinc finger protein 618 isoform X3, whose amino-acid sequence is MSEPGGSGAAAAGEGGAAAAAEHAAAQTEGGSSVGTRASTGRERLKRSQKSMKAEGTDSATSHSLPSEETATMSEVKVKTEVPDEYVQEVIWQDDAKDSKKSLKDEAGEVPAEICVVIGGVRNQQTLGSYECGICGKKYKYYNCFQTHVRAHTDTEAASGEGASPGNNFRYTCDICGKKYKYYSCFQEHRDLHAVDDPYDQTIIAKDEVKEEEPEPFQKIGPSMTYRVCNLKTGNYTCEFCGKQYKYYTPYQEHVALHAPIKYSRSPLFVAVKTEANPSGKKPPASIIRCSTLFHRSPSGVPPASQSQMFRAPNSGSPGSKATTESAFSRRVESKTQNNFEETNSSSQNSSEPYTCGACGIQFQFYNNLLEHMQSHAADNENSLASNHPRSPPAVVEEKWKPHLQRNSTNNTSASSSLTNSAIPEKERQNIAERLLRVMCADLGTLSVVSGKEFIKLAQTLVDSGARYGAFSVTEILGNFNTLALKHLPRMYNQVKVKVTCALGSNACLGIGVTCHSQSVGPDSCYILTAYQAEGNSIKSYVLGIKGVDIRDNGDLVHHWVQNVLSEFVMSEIRTVYVTDCKVSSSAFSKAGMCLRCSACALNSVVQSVLNKRTLQARNMHEVIELLNVCEDLAGSAGISKETFGSLEETSPPPCWNSVTDSLLLVHERYEQICEFYSRAKKMNLIQNLNKHLLSNLAAILAPVKQAVIELSNESRPTLQLVLPTYVKLEKLFTSKANDAGIVSKLCHLFLEALKENFKVHSAHKVAMILDPQQKLRPVPPYQHEEIIGKVCELINEVKESWAEELEFEPSTKKPRTSSESSPTQEDDRSGKNEVYDYLQEPLFQATPDLFQYWSCVTQKHTKLAKLAFWLLAVPAVGARSNCVNMCEQALLIKRRRLLSPEDMNKLMFLKSNML